CCTGAAGGTGCTGGACCTGAACGACGTGCGCTCGATGCCGATCTACGTGGACGGCGCCGACGAGATCAACGCCGGCCTGCACATGATCAAGGGCGGCGGCGGCGCGCTGACGCGCGAGAAGATCGTCGCCTCGGTGGCCGAGCGCTTCATCTGCATCGCCGACGAATCCAAGCTGGTCCAGACGCTGGGCAAGTTCCCGCTGCCGCTGGAAGTGATTCCGATGGCGCGCGAGTCCGTGGCCCGCGCCATGACGGCGCTGGGCGGCCAGCCGCGCCTGCGCGAAGGCTTCGTGACCGACAACGGCAACATCATCCTGGACGTGTCCGGCCTGTCCATCACCGACGCGCCGGCGCTGGAAGCCCGCGTCAACAACTTGCCCGGCGTGGTGACTTGCGGTCTGTTCGCGCTGCCCGGCGCCGACGTGGCGCTGCTGGCGACGCAGAACGGCATCCGGCGGCTGGATCGCGCCTGATGATTTCCCCCACGGCTGCGTTTGCGCGGCCGTGGGCGACAGGCATGGCGCGCCGGCTCAAGCGGACGCGTGTTTTTCGGGCTCGACCGACAGGCGCAGGCCCAGGGTCTTGAGCACCGCCAGCAGCGTCTTCAATGTGGGATTGCCATTGGGCGACAGCGTGCGGTAAAGGGACTCGCGGCTGATGCCGGCTTGCGCCGCGACGACGGCCAGGCCACCGTAGGCTTCGGCTACGGTGCGCAGGGCGAGCAGGCCCGCGGCCCGGTCGTCGGGGTCGTCCAGCGATTCCAGGGCGGCCTTGAGATATTCGACGGCCAATTGGCGATCCGCTCGCAGTTCGGCGACTTCCGCGGCGTGGTGAGATACCGCGCCCTTGAGCTTGCTCATGCCTGCCTCCGTTTCCATTCCTGCCACAACGCCTGGGCGACCTTGATGTCGCCAGCCTGGCTGCCTTTGTCTCCGCCACACAGCAGCAAGACGACAGCCTTGCCGTGCCGGCCGCAGTAGACGCGATAGCCAGCTCCGGTATGTATGCGTAGTTCGATGACGCCCGCGCCCACCGGCTGCGAGTCGCCGAAATTGCCCATTTCGAGCTGCCGCAGGCGCACCCGGATACGGGCCTGGGACGACTTGTCGCGTAGCGTATTGAGCCATGCGGAGAAGGGTTCGCCGCCATCCTCGCGCTGATAGCGCAGCAATTCCAGCATGGTATGATTGTAGCTTGAAAGCTACTCCTTGTGGGTGAGAGCCACCGGTGGGCAAGCCGGCGAGGCCCGGGATCAGTGGGGAAGCGCAGCCCGGACGCTTGCGCCGGGCGCAGGCGTGTCCAAGGATCGTAATGCCTTCCTTGCAGCGGTTTGCCGGGGTGTTCATAATCCTGTCACACATGGGTCATAACCTTGCGGGCTGTGCAGGCCCATCACGAAAACGCTTACTTTCCGGGGCAATGCAATGAAACCAACCACGCAGGGAGCCCGGATGACCGAGCACACAAACAAGCAGTTCGACGCTGATCTGGAAAACGTCCGCTCGCAGTTCCTGCAGATGGGCGGCGTGGTGGAAGCCATGATCCAGGAAGCCATCGACGCGCTGGCCAGCGGCGACATGGCGCTGGTGGACAAGGTCCGCGAGCGGGAAAAGGAAGTCAACCGTCACGAAGTCGAGATCGACGAGAGCATCAGCCGCATCCTGGCCCGGCATCAGCCCACGGCCATCGACCTGCGCATGCTGATGGCGGTGTCGAAGATGCTGACCGACATGGAGCGCTCCGGCGACGAGGCCGAGAAGGTCGCTACCGTCGCGCGCCGCATCCATGAGGGCGAGCTGCGCCACTTCCCCGTCATCGAGCTGCGCCACATGGCCGCCAATGTGCGCACCATGTTGCACCAGGCGCTGGACGCCTTCGCCCGCCTGGATCCGATCCAGGCGGCCGCGGTGGTGCGCAGCGACAAGGAAGTCGACAAGGAATGGAAGGGCGCGCTGCGCCACCTGATCACCTACATGATCGAGGATCCGCGCACCATCTCGCGTTCCATCGACATGATCTTCATCGCCCGCGCGCTCGAGCGCATCGGCGATCATGCCAAGAACATGTCCGAGCGCGTGATCTACATGGTCAAGGGCGCGGATGTGCGCCACACCGGCGTGAAGAACACCGAGCGCCTGGCGCGCGGCGAGGAAGACGAACGCAACGAGGCCGAGTAAAGCGCGCGGGGGCTGGCGTCAGCCGGCCTCGGCCCTGATTCCCGATCGTCCGGCGCAAGCCGAAAAAACCCCTGGAGCGTGGGCTCCAGGGGTTTTTCATTTCCGGCTTGGCGCATGTCGCCGAAGGGGAGGCAGCGTCGTGCGCCAGTCGGTGCGCGGACGCCTGCCGCAGGCGGCTTTATTAAGACTTCTTGGATATTTGTATTAATGATTCAGCGTAAGTCTGATCATTAATCCATTGCCTTTTCTATTGATTTTTGCAGTTGTATTTTCGAATTTTTCAATTAAGAAATTTCTCGAAGAAATTCCATTTAAGTCTCTCCATCATAGCGACTGCCTGAATCGGGATGCTACCCAGCTACCCGGTCAGGTTGCTCCTTGCCTCGTGGCAAGGAACAACTTCAACCTTTGGCTGGTTCACTATGAAACTCAATAAAATCATTCTCGCGATCGGGTTGGGCGTGGCAGCGGTTGGCGTCGCCAATGCCGCCAACGTGTCCAAGAAAATCACCCTGACGGCCCAGATCAACGACGCCATCTTCGTTTCCAAGGCGGATGGCGCCACCTGGTACGGCACGGAAGAACTCGAGGCCGCCGACTATCGTCAGCAATCCTTCTCCAAGACGCTGCCTGTCCGCGTCTGGACCAAGAACTCGGACTTCAAGGTCTCGCTGCAGCAGCCGCTGAAGATGACCAACGGCGTCTACGAAATGAAGAACGCCAAGGTTTCGCTCACGTCCGGCGCTGGCACCGGCGAGGTGAAGTTTGGCTCGGCGCTGACAGTCAAGCAGGTGACGACGACCGCCGACGGCTTTGATGAAGTCCACAACGTCACCGTCCACGTGGACGCGCCCACCAAGACCACCGGCGGCCCGGATACCAACGGTAGCTACAGCGGCGATCTGGTCATGGTGTTCGAACCCGTTGCCGCGACCGGCACCGGCGGTTCCGGCGGCTCTGGCACCCCGACCCCGTAAGTCGCACTGCCTCGGGCGCGGCAATGCGCCCGTTCCCGGACCCCGGTCTCGCATCGGGGTCCGCGCGTTCTCTCTCCCTTCCTCCCGTGAGTCCTTCTGGGTATTCCAGGCGATATCAGCATGTCTGTACGACAGACTTCCTCTCGGCTATGCATGGCGTGGGCGTGCCTTTCGGTCATCGTCCCCGGGCGCGCGCATGCGCAGGCGGTCGTCAGCTACGGCGTGCCGGAAGGCTTCAGCGAGATCGAGCTGGACAACACGGCCAGCTATGTGGCGACCTACGACGGTAAAACGCTGCCCGGCCTGGTCAACTATTCGCAGAAGCGGGCGGCGCTGGGATTCGATGCGGAGCTGTACGCGGCCAATGGCATCTCGGTGGAAGAGATCAACGCCATCCGCAACGTCGTGTCCAGGATCGACTACAAGCAGTGCGTCAATGGCTGCGACATGCAGGTCGCGGGCCACTATGTCACCGTCGACAAGGTGCGTCGCACGCTGGATATTCGCAGCTCGCGGTCGGATTACCTGGCGCCGTCCACGTCGGTGGGGCTGGTCAGCAGCCACGCCATCGACCTGCGCGGCTCGTCGGACGGCTATCGCAGCGCGAACGTCTATGGCAATACCTGGCTGGGTTTGCCAGGGCGCAGCTTTGGCTACGCAAGCTGGTATGGCGGTCGCAGCCGCACGCAGGGCCGCAGCACCAGCAACCAGGGGCTGTCGTCGTATTACCTGCAAAAGAACTTCTCCGGCACCTATGTGCGGGCGGGCAAGCAGAACAGCATCGACTACGCGTCCGGCTCGGTCAGCACCGTGCTGACCCCCAGCTTCGACCGTTTCGTCACCATAGGCAGCCAGGACAATCTGCGCAATCAGCGCAACGCCGGCTCGCTGGTGCTGTATGCGACGGCCGAGGGCAACTACGAGTTCTACCGCAACGGTCGCCTGGTGTGGAAGCGGCCGGCCACGCTGGGCCGCAACGAGGTCAGCTATCTGGACCTGCCCGGCGGCTACTACCCGCTGGAAATCCGCCTGGTCGACCGCAACGGCAACGTGCTCAACAGCGAAACGCGGGACATCAATAACCTGAACTTCGCCAGCGGCCAGAATTCCTGGCACGTCACGGTGGGCCAGGAGATGAACACCGGTGAAAACCTGGTGCAGGCCTCGGTCAGCCGGAACCTGAGCCAGTTCTACCTGAACGGGTCGGTGGTTCGGAGCCAGCGCTCGGAATGGGCCACGGAAGTGAACCTGACCCGTCCTTCCAAGTTCGGCGAGACCGACATCACGCCGACCGTCGGCGTGCTGGCCGGCGAGCGCGGCAAGGGCGGCTACGCCAACCTGCAGGTGAGCGATCCGACCCTGGGCAGTCTCTGGGTCAGCCGCTATCTGAACAACGATGTATCGCGCTTTTACTGGGGTTCGCCCAGCACCAGCGTGTCATACAGCCATCTCGTGCGCGGCGTATCGCTGGGCTACAACTACTACAAGCAGCCCTTCGGCGAAACCCATCAGGCCGAGGTGCGCTGGAACTACCGTCCCAACGGGCTGTGGTCCACCTTCGCGCTGGGGGTGCAGAAGGGCGGCTACATGAGCCGCGACGGCGGCTACGCCGTCTACTTCAACATGACCTGGACGCTGGACAAGACGCAGGCCAGCTTCCGCGCGGCGCAGTATGGCGGGCAGACCCAGATGAGCGGCGACTACCGCCGCGATTTCCAGGACAGCTACGGCTCCACGTCGCTGGGCACGACCGTGACGCGCCAGGATCGCGAGACCAGCCTGACGGCCTATGGCAGCCGTTCCGGCACGCGTGGCGACACGTCGCTGAACCTGGGCCACAACGGCCGCAGCACCAGCGCGGACTTCAACTATCGCGGCATGGTCGCGGCGAGCGCCGACGGCCTTGCCCTGGGACGCTATAGCGGCGGCGGCAGCGCCTTGTTGCTCAAGACGCCGGAGGTGTCCGGCACGGACTACGGCTTCAACGTCGAGGGCCATCCGGTGGCTGGCGGCGGCACCTATGCGGTACCGCTCGGCATGTACGACGACGTGTCCTTCGCCCGCGTGGTCAGCGGCAACGACGGCCTGGACATGAACATCGAGGTGCCGGCCAACATCGTGCGCGCGCACCCGGGCCAGGTCTATCCGGCCCAGGCCAAGGTCGACATCAACATGGTCTACAGCGGCCTGCTGACCGGGCCGGACGGCGAGCCGGTGGGCGGCCGGATTCTCGAAACCGGCGACACGGCCCATCCGAACGGCCTGTTCTCGATATCGGCCAAGACCGTGTTGCCCAAGATCACCGTGCAGCAGGCCGGCAGGAGCTACGTCTGCGACCTGTCCGACGGAGGCAGCGACGGCCGCTACCGCTGCGAGTAACCGAACAAAGGATTCTTCTAGATGACGCCACGATCGATTTTCTTTCTTGCCCTGGCAGCCTTCATGGCGCTGCCGGCCGCGCGCCAGGCGCGCGCCGAGGGCGAACTCATGGTGATGCCGGCCAGCCTGCAGGTCGTGCCCGGGCACGACTACGCGGTGACGGTCAAGAACGTGGGCGATGGCCCGCTGTACCTGAACATCGCGCTGCAACAGGTGATGAACCCCGGCATGGAGCACGAGCGCAAGGTGCCGCTGAGCGAGATCGAGCGCCCCGGCCTGCTGGCCCATCCCGACCGCTTGTCGCTGGGTCCGGGGCAGTCGCGCAAGATCGCGCTCAAGTCGCTGGTCGAGCCCACTGCCGAGGCGCTGTACCGCCTGTACGTGATCCCGGCGAAGGTCATGCAGGTGGAGCAGGCGCCGCAGGACAAGATCACCGCGCCGATGTCGGTGGCGATCGGCTACGGGGTGCTGGTGCGCCACATGCCGCCGGTGGCCAAGCAGACCACGGGCTGGACGCACCGCTGCGAGGGTCGCGAAATGGTGCTGGAGAACACCGGCACCGTGCGCGTGGTGCTGCCGGATGCGCAGGCGGGCAAGTCCGCCACAGCGCGGAGTCTGGCCTTGTTTCCTGGCGTACCGCAGCGCATCGCGGACGGCAGTCTGCGCTGGACCGAGAACGGCGAGTCGCGCTCGCTGGCGTGTCCCTGACCGGCGCGGAACGTGAAATGGCGATGACGACCCTGCCCGATGCGTCGCGACGTGGCCTGTGGCTGGCTCTGCTGGCGGCGTTGTGCTGCGCGCTGTTGCCAGCCGCGGGCATGGCGGCGGGCGTGCTCAAGCTGTCGCATGCCGAGATCTGGCTGCGCGGCGATGGCCGGACCAGCCGCTTGTACGCCGAGAATGCCGGCGATACCACGCTGTATCTGGATGTGGAGCAGCGCCTGTTGCGCAATCCCGGCGAGCAGCCCGAGGAATTGACGCCGATTGGCGAGGTGCGCAATCCGACGCTGCTGGTGGCGCCCGTGCGCCTGGCGCTGGCGCCGGGACAGCGCGCGCCGATCACGTTGAAGGAGTTGGCGCGCCCCGAGAGCCCACAGGTCTGGCGGGTGACATTTCGGCCCAGGGAAAAATTGCTGGTGGCGAATGATCCGGCGCGGGCCGTGGCCGCGCCGCTGGTGGTGAGCATCGGCTACGGCGTGTTGATTTATCAGGTGCCGGCGCGCTAGCCGTCGCCGTTGTTGTGTCGAGGGGAGTACTTGTGAAACCGATACGCGACGCCTTCCTGTCGTGTTGCGCTTTGCTGGGCCTGTTGGGAGCGGGGCAGACCGCGATGGCTCAGGGGTACGAGTATTTTGACGCGGGTGTGGTGAGTTACGGTCCCATCAATTGCAGCGTGCGAAGCGACGCCAGCAATATCCATTTCAATTTTTCCCTTGGCTTCAATTCCAGCGCCGGACATATCGTTGGCGGCACTTTTCTTTCCAGGGGGATTGCTGTGCACCGGTACGATGCGAAGGGAAAGCCATTGAACTGGCATACCGGGATGCTGGTCTTCATTGATGGCGAGCAGGCCCTGGGCGTGGCGAGTCGCAGCAATAGCGCGGTGATGTTTGGAAGCTCCACAGGAAATGCGATATGGAATTTTTCATGGGCATATACCGCGAATGTGAGGATAACGATAGCCCGAGCCTATGTAGATGCCTGGCCGGCTGTCGGTGTGCAGATTGCGAATGTGCTGACGCCGCTCGATTCGCCCAGCTTCGTGTTCTCATCCAAGGACGTGTACTACCTTTACCGCAACATGCCAACCGGCGATTGTCGGAAAATCGACCCGGCCAAGCCACCGCCAGCGCCGGGCACGGAAATCACTGTCACCGCGCCGGATTGGGATCTGGGCGAGCTGCAGCGGGGCAAGGAAGCGACGCAAACCTTCGCCACCGACGCACAGCGGCTGTGCTTTTCCTATGACGCCAAGTACATCGAATACGACAAGTACCTGATCAGCGTAAGCAACCGCAATGGCGTGGCCGATAACAAGTTCCTGCTGGTTAATGCGGCGGATGGCAGCGAGACGGTTCCGTATACGCTGAGTTTCACGGGGGGCGGCGCGCCGATGGCGTTGCCCAGTATCAATGGACTGCCGTTGACGTTGGGCAAGAGCGGGCGGACGTGCCTGACGCCCACGTTCAAGACATGGGTTGGCGCCACGATCAAGGGCGGCGATTTCAGCGATGCGCTTACGTTCACCATCACAACCCAACCCTAGGCGGCGCGCGATGGCGCTCGCGACTCGTGGTCTGGCGATCTTGCTGGCTGCGCTGTGCTTGTTCGCGGGTCGGTCCGCCTGGGCTGCCACTTACTCTGCCGACGTTATCGACGGCAGCTACCGCGACTGCCGCATAATCTGGAGCGGCGATCGGATTACCGTCAGCTTCACCGTTGATTTCAAGGACGCATCCGGGAATATGGCTGGCAGGACGTTCTTGTCCCGGGGGATAGTCATTTATTCATACGATTCGGCGGCGAAGCCGATGTTGCCGGCGGCTGCTATCGTGTCGATCAATGGCACTGAACGCAGCAACATGGCCGTAGCCGACGACTTCACGTTGGCGTATGCGGCTGCAGCCTACCCGAGAGCGCACTGGATGAATGCAAGGGCATTCACCGCCAAGGTCATTGCCGATCTATACATGGGCACGTCGAACTACTGGCCGGCCGTCTCGGTGCAGGCGGCGAATATGGCAACGGGTAGTTGGGATCCCGTGCTCGCAAGAACCGGCGCGCTGTACATCGGCCCGAACATGTCGGGCTGCCGAACCATCGATCCGGCCAAGCCGCCGCCATCGCCGGTCACCACCGAGATCAAGGTGACGGCGCCGGACTGGGACCTGGGCGAATTGGAGCGGGGCAAGGAAACGACGCGGACCTTCGCCACCGACGCGCAGCGGCTGTGCTTTTCCTATGACGCCAAGTACATCGAATACGACAAGTACCTGATCAGCGTAAGCAACCGCAATGGCGTGGCCGATAACAAGTTCCTGCTGGTCAATGCGGCGGATGGCAGCGAGACGGTTCCGTATACGCTGAGTTTCACGGGGGGCGGCGCGCCGATGGCGTTGCCCAGTATCAATGGACTGCCGTTGACGTTGGGCAAGAGCGGGCGGACGTGCCTGACGCCCACGTTCAAGGCATGGGCCGATGCCAAGATCAAGGGCGGCGATTTCAGTGATGCGCTTACGTTCACCATCACGACCCAATCCTAGGCGGCGTTCGATAGGGCTGCGTGGCGATGGTTCGCTCGCGGGTCCTCACCCTAATTCTTGATAAAGGATGTTCTGTGA
The Achromobacter sp. AONIH1 DNA segment above includes these coding regions:
- the phoU gene encoding phosphate signaling complex protein PhoU; translated protein: MTEHTNKQFDADLENVRSQFLQMGGVVEAMIQEAIDALASGDMALVDKVREREKEVNRHEVEIDESISRILARHQPTAIDLRMLMAVSKMLTDMERSGDEAEKVATVARRIHEGELRHFPVIELRHMAANVRTMLHQALDAFARLDPIQAAAVVRSDKEVDKEWKGALRHLITYMIEDPRTISRSIDMIFIARALERIGDHAKNMSERVIYMVKGADVRHTGVKNTERLARGEEDERNEAE
- a CDS encoding TcfC E-set like domain-containing protein; its protein translation is MSVRQTSSRLCMAWACLSVIVPGRAHAQAVVSYGVPEGFSEIELDNTASYVATYDGKTLPGLVNYSQKRAALGFDAELYAANGISVEEINAIRNVVSRIDYKQCVNGCDMQVAGHYVTVDKVRRTLDIRSSRSDYLAPSTSVGLVSSHAIDLRGSSDGYRSANVYGNTWLGLPGRSFGYASWYGGRSRTQGRSTSNQGLSSYYLQKNFSGTYVRAGKQNSIDYASGSVSTVLTPSFDRFVTIGSQDNLRNQRNAGSLVLYATAEGNYEFYRNGRLVWKRPATLGRNEVSYLDLPGGYYPLEIRLVDRNGNVLNSETRDINNLNFASGQNSWHVTVGQEMNTGENLVQASVSRNLSQFYLNGSVVRSQRSEWATEVNLTRPSKFGETDITPTVGVLAGERGKGGYANLQVSDPTLGSLWVSRYLNNDVSRFYWGSPSTSVSYSHLVRGVSLGYNYYKQPFGETHQAEVRWNYRPNGLWSTFALGVQKGGYMSRDGGYAVYFNMTWTLDKTQASFRAAQYGGQTQMSGDYRRDFQDSYGSTSLGTTVTRQDRETSLTAYGSRSGTRGDTSLNLGHNGRSTSADFNYRGMVAASADGLALGRYSGGGSALLLKTPEVSGTDYGFNVEGHPVAGGGTYAVPLGMYDDVSFARVVSGNDGLDMNIEVPANIVRAHPGQVYPAQAKVDINMVYSGLLTGPDGEPVGGRILETGDTAHPNGLFSISAKTVLPKITVQQAGRSYVCDLSDGGSDGRYRCE
- a CDS encoding type II toxin-antitoxin system RelE/ParE family toxin; its protein translation is MLELLRYQREDGGEPFSAWLNTLRDKSSQARIRVRLRQLEMGNFGDSQPVGAGVIELRIHTGAGYRVYCGRHGKAVVLLLCGGDKGSQAGDIKVAQALWQEWKRRQA
- a CDS encoding fimbrial assembly protein, whose product is MKLNKIILAIGLGVAAVGVANAANVSKKITLTAQINDAIFVSKADGATWYGTEELEAADYRQQSFSKTLPVRVWTKNSDFKVSLQQPLKMTNGVYEMKNAKVSLTSGAGTGEVKFGSALTVKQVTTTADGFDEVHNVTVHVDAPTKTTGGPDTNGSYSGDLVMVFEPVAATGTGGSGGSGTPTP
- a CDS encoding addiction module antidote protein, which translates into the protein MSKLKGAVSHHAAEVAELRADRQLAVEYLKAALESLDDPDDRAAGLLALRTVAEAYGGLAVVAAQAGISRESLYRTLSPNGNPTLKTLLAVLKTLGLRLSVEPEKHASA
- a CDS encoding pilus assembly protein yields the protein MTPRSIFFLALAAFMALPAARQARAEGELMVMPASLQVVPGHDYAVTVKNVGDGPLYLNIALQQVMNPGMEHERKVPLSEIERPGLLAHPDRLSLGPGQSRKIALKSLVEPTAEALYRLYVIPAKVMQVEQAPQDKITAPMSVAIGYGVLVRHMPPVAKQTTGWTHRCEGREMVLENTGTVRVVLPDAQAGKSATARSLALFPGVPQRIADGSLRWTENGESRSLACP
- the rpiA gene encoding ribose-5-phosphate isomerase RpiA, which gives rise to MLSQQELKQQAADAALEFVEQVAGPDAIIGVGTGSTADLFIDGLARFKGRIAGTVASSERSAARLAGHGLKVLDLNDVRSMPIYVDGADEINAGLHMIKGGGGALTREKIVASVAERFICIADESKLVQTLGKFPLPLEVIPMARESVARAMTALGGQPRLREGFVTDNGNIILDVSGLSITDAPALEARVNNLPGVVTCGLFALPGADVALLATQNGIRRLDRA